One genomic region from Haloprofundus salinisoli encodes:
- a CDS encoding Era-like GTP-binding protein, with protein MGLLTELRDSISRVTDRLFSASEPKRIGIYGPPNAGKTTLANRIARDWTGDAIGPESHIPHETRRARRKENVEIERNGRAVTIDIVDTPGVTTKVDYKEFLDHDIDKDDAVRRSREATEGVAEAMHWLREDVDGVIYVLDSAEDPFTQVNTMLIGIIESRELPVLIFANKTDLEGSNVKQIANAFPQHETVPLSALEGENMDEVYDKIAEYFG; from the coding sequence ATGGGACTGCTCACAGAACTCAGAGATAGCATATCACGGGTCACCGACCGGCTGTTTTCGGCCTCCGAGCCGAAGCGAATCGGCATCTACGGACCGCCGAACGCCGGAAAGACGACCCTCGCAAACCGTATCGCCCGCGATTGGACCGGCGACGCCATCGGCCCCGAGAGCCACATTCCGCACGAGACGCGTCGCGCCCGCCGAAAAGAGAACGTCGAGATCGAGCGCAACGGCCGCGCCGTCACCATCGACATCGTCGACACGCCCGGCGTGACGACGAAAGTCGACTACAAGGAGTTCCTCGACCACGACATCGACAAAGACGACGCAGTCCGTCGCTCCCGCGAGGCGACGGAGGGTGTCGCCGAAGCCATGCACTGGCTTCGCGAGGACGTCGACGGCGTCATCTACGTGCTCGATAGCGCCGAGGACCCGTTCACGCAGGTCAACACGATGCTCATCGGCATCATCGAGAGCCGCGAACTGCCGGTGCTCATCTTCGCGAACAAGACCGACCTCGAGGGCTCGAACGTCAAGCAGATCGCCAACGCCTTCCCGCAGCACGAGACGGTACCGCTGTCGGCGCTCGAAGGCGAGAACATGGACGAAGTGTACGACAAAATCGCGGAGTACTTCGGGTGA
- a CDS encoding DUF7090 family protein: MDYSLAIENAPDTIPAGTGLLLLHPSIGETDRIDTDFLKTDTDYFLVISTRTTAREVEQKLEHYDVDEARAVILDTLSVERGYSRRKSDHVHYVSSPDDLDGIVAQTREFFENHPGKLRVSVDSLTEMAYYADEEGVYEATKRLLKLLEENDAVGIFHLSKEVHDEDVLERFRELFTGIVDLAEDGSVSYEQR, translated from the coding sequence ATGGATTACAGCCTCGCCATCGAAAACGCTCCAGACACCATCCCTGCGGGGACTGGTCTGCTTCTTCTGCATCCGAGCATCGGCGAGACCGACCGCATCGACACCGACTTTCTGAAGACCGACACCGACTACTTCCTCGTCATCTCGACGCGGACGACCGCCCGCGAGGTCGAACAGAAGCTCGAACACTACGACGTCGACGAGGCCCGCGCGGTCATCCTCGACACGCTCTCGGTCGAACGCGGCTACTCGCGGCGCAAGTCCGACCACGTCCACTACGTCTCCTCGCCGGACGACCTCGACGGCATCGTCGCGCAGACCCGTGAGTTCTTCGAGAACCACCCCGGAAAACTGCGGGTGAGCGTCGATTCGCTCACCGAGATGGCGTACTACGCGGACGAAGAGGGCGTCTACGAGGCGACGAAGCGCCTGCTCAAACTCTTAGAGGAGAACGACGCCGTCGGCATCTTCCACCTCTCGAAGGAAGTCCACGACGAGGACGTCCTCGAACGCTTTAGGGAACTGTTCACCGGCATCGTGGACCTCGCCGAAGACGGCAGCGTCAGCTACGAACAGCGGTAG
- a CDS encoding DUF2391 family protein gives MVRVGHHRRFKLADSAQQVVGGFLLAGPFVVTDEVWALAVGMEWYQTVLTVGIVLGIGYGALYKADDDRDPDREAELAGIPLRFVSLILVAYFSVFILALAFDAPATLIPNHVEAAEVTFWTQVVITLKATSIGAVFSVTGAATADSVF, from the coding sequence ATGGTTCGGGTCGGACATCATCGTCGGTTCAAGCTCGCGGACAGTGCACAGCAGGTCGTCGGCGGCTTTCTCCTCGCGGGGCCGTTCGTCGTCACCGACGAGGTGTGGGCGCTCGCCGTCGGGATGGAGTGGTACCAGACGGTGTTGACCGTCGGTATCGTCCTCGGAATCGGCTACGGCGCGCTGTACAAAGCCGACGACGACCGCGACCCTGACCGCGAGGCGGAACTCGCGGGGATTCCGCTGCGGTTCGTCTCGCTCATCCTCGTCGCCTACTTCTCGGTGTTCATCCTCGCGCTGGCGTTCGACGCGCCGGCGACGCTCATCCCGAACCACGTCGAGGCCGCCGAGGTGACGTTTTGGACGCAGGTGGTGATCACGCTGAAGGCGACGAGCATCGGCGCGGTGTTCAGCGTCACCGGCGCAGCGACCGCCGACAGCGTGTTCTGA
- a CDS encoding ABC transporter ATP-binding protein yields MEDVRKVYAGTTALDDVSLRVRDGEFFTLVGPSGCGKTTTLRLIAGFEPPTEGSIQFDGESVAGVPPESRNVGVVFQNYALFPHMSVAENVGYGLRFADRERRRGREERISELLELVDLAGMEARDPTELSGGQQQRVALARALAPGPRLLLLDEPMSALDARLRERLRLQVKEIQSELGITTVYVTHDQEEALAVSDRVAVMNAGRVEQIGSPREVYQRPATRFVASFVGDNNLFEGKLVDEHDKSEVAYETEGLRRLHVRVGETVFEVDAAADDSASERESAQVGSGSSPSQSPRFDGGSVGFCVRPERLEVGGRENRFEATVREAEFLGETTRVHLDWNGRAVTVRAPESPPTGETVELGFDPADAHVFEW; encoded by the coding sequence ATGGAGGACGTCCGGAAGGTGTACGCCGGGACGACGGCGCTCGACGACGTGAGCCTCCGCGTCCGTGACGGCGAGTTCTTCACGCTCGTCGGCCCCTCCGGCTGTGGCAAGACGACGACGCTGCGGCTCATCGCGGGGTTCGAACCGCCGACCGAGGGCTCGATTCAGTTCGACGGCGAGAGCGTCGCGGGCGTGCCGCCGGAGAGCCGAAACGTCGGCGTCGTCTTCCAGAACTACGCGCTGTTTCCGCACATGAGCGTCGCCGAGAACGTCGGCTACGGGCTTCGGTTCGCCGACAGAGAGCGACGCCGCGGACGCGAGGAACGCATCTCGGAGCTCCTGGAACTCGTCGACCTCGCGGGTATGGAAGCGCGCGACCCGACCGAACTCTCGGGCGGCCAACAGCAGCGCGTCGCGCTCGCTCGCGCGCTCGCACCGGGACCGCGTCTTCTCTTACTGGACGAACCGATGAGCGCCCTCGACGCGCGTCTGCGCGAGCGCCTCCGCCTGCAGGTGAAGGAGATTCAGTCGGAGTTGGGGATCACAACGGTGTACGTCACCCACGATCAGGAGGAGGCGCTGGCCGTCTCCGACCGCGTCGCGGTGATGAACGCCGGCCGCGTCGAACAGATCGGCTCGCCGCGCGAGGTGTACCAACGGCCGGCGACGCGGTTCGTCGCCTCGTTCGTCGGCGACAACAATCTGTTCGAGGGCAAACTGGTCGACGAGCACGACAAGTCGGAAGTTGCATATGAAACGGAGGGGTTGCGACGGCTTCACGTGCGCGTCGGCGAGACCGTGTTCGAAGTCGACGCGGCCGCGGACGATTCAGCGAGCGAGAGGGAGTCGGCGCAGGTCGGGTCAGGCTCGTCTCCCTCACAATCGCCGCGGTTCGACGGCGGGAGCGTCGGGTTCTGCGTCCGCCCCGAGCGACTGGAGGTCGGCGGACGCGAGAATCGGTTCGAGGCGACGGTTCGGGAGGCAGAGTTTCTCGGCGAGACGACGCGCGTCCACCTCGACTGGAACGGACGCGCGGTGACCGTCCGCGCACCGGAGTCACCGCCGACAGGCGAGACGGTCGAGCTGGGATTCGACCCCGCGGACGCGCACGTATTCGAATGGTAA
- a CDS encoding thiamine ABC transporter substrate-binding protein, translating to MRRRNFLKAAGAAGVSAFVAGCSAEPVDDGADGSGSNETGNGDATGTTTGTPEGPATLRIATYSAFVDAPSSSPGAWLKEQFESEFDATLEWQTPDNEINYYIERATQGVDIDADAYVGLDTNMLIRVDENVDGELFTPVDAGDIEGRDAVQSGLEFDPQGRAIPYDTGYISLVYNENEATAPETFDGLLDPEFEGDLLAQDPQSSATGQAFLLHTIHAKGEDGYLDYWEQLQQNGVRVLGTWEDSYAAYSNGEAPMVVSYSTDQVYANEEGEDLSEHQIRFLNGEAYANPEGMARFADSANADLANRFLSFMLRPEVQAEIAVRNVSFPAISDAPLPEEFAQYAKEPETPVTFSYEELQGNLSEWTDAWAQQFASN from the coding sequence ATGAGACGACGAAACTTCCTCAAAGCGGCGGGCGCTGCGGGCGTGTCAGCGTTCGTCGCCGGCTGTAGCGCCGAGCCCGTCGACGACGGAGCCGACGGCTCCGGGTCGAACGAGACCGGAAACGGAGACGCGACGGGCACGACCACCGGAACGCCCGAGGGACCGGCGACGCTCCGCATTGCAACGTACTCCGCGTTCGTCGACGCGCCGAGTTCGAGCCCGGGAGCGTGGCTCAAAGAACAGTTCGAGTCCGAGTTCGACGCCACGCTGGAGTGGCAGACTCCCGACAACGAGATCAACTACTACATCGAGCGGGCGACGCAGGGCGTCGACATCGACGCCGACGCCTACGTCGGCCTCGACACGAACATGCTCATCCGCGTCGACGAGAACGTCGATGGCGAGCTGTTCACTCCCGTCGATGCCGGCGATATCGAGGGCCGCGACGCCGTCCAGTCGGGACTGGAGTTCGACCCGCAGGGCCGCGCGATTCCGTACGACACCGGCTACATCAGCCTCGTCTACAACGAGAACGAGGCGACGGCCCCCGAGACGTTCGACGGCCTGCTGGACCCCGAGTTCGAGGGCGACCTCCTCGCACAGGACCCGCAGTCGAGTGCGACCGGACAGGCGTTCTTGCTCCACACCATCCACGCGAAGGGCGAGGACGGCTACCTCGACTACTGGGAGCAGTTGCAGCAGAACGGCGTCCGCGTGCTCGGCACGTGGGAGGACTCCTACGCAGCCTACTCGAACGGCGAAGCGCCGATGGTCGTCTCCTACTCGACTGACCAGGTGTACGCCAACGAGGAGGGCGAGGACCTCAGCGAGCACCAGATCCGCTTCCTGAACGGCGAGGCGTACGCCAATCCCGAGGGGATGGCCCGCTTCGCCGACTCCGCGAACGCGGACCTCGCAAACCGGTTCCTCTCGTTCATGCTCCGCCCGGAGGTGCAGGCCGAAATCGCAGTCAGAAACGTCTCGTTCCCGGCGATTTCCGACGCGCCGCTGCCGGAGGAGTTCGCCCAGTACGCCAAGGAACCCGAGACACCGGTCACGTTCTCCTACGAGGAGCTCCAAGGCAACCTCAGTGAGTGGACCGACGCGTGGGCCCAGCAGTTCGCCAGCAACTGA
- a CDS encoding DUF2073 domain-containing protein, whose product MPEVKRGDHDGIQIDLISGARMENMRSMEKIRLILDSVRDGKIVILEDGLTPDEESKLIEVTMTEISPDNFSGIEIETYPHKSSDGGFLGKLMGRESTKKLTVIGPANQIETLHKDETLISALISRK is encoded by the coding sequence ATGCCCGAAGTAAAACGCGGCGACCACGACGGCATCCAGATCGACCTCATCAGCGGCGCTCGGATGGAGAACATGCGGAGCATGGAGAAGATCCGCCTCATCCTCGACAGCGTCCGCGACGGGAAAATCGTTATCCTCGAAGACGGCCTGACGCCCGACGAGGAGTCGAAGCTCATCGAGGTGACGATGACCGAGATCAGCCCCGACAACTTCAGCGGCATCGAGATCGAGACGTACCCGCACAAGAGCAGCGACGGCGGGTTCCTCGGTAAACTCATGGGCCGCGAATCGACGAAGAAGCTCACGGTCATCGGTCCGGCCAACCAGATCGAGACGCTCCACAAGGACGAAACGCTCATCAGCGCGCTCATCTCCCGGAAGTAG
- a CDS encoding OapC/ArvC family zinc-ribbon domain-containing protein — protein MSPDEISRAAPAETPQSAGDTDDTAEVDDKPDLSTLREELNEQFESIKIVSLGQYELNLMELYDRDSYIISLQEDGHYVIEVPETWNRDND, from the coding sequence GTGAGTCCGGACGAGATCTCGCGCGCCGCACCCGCCGAGACGCCGCAGTCGGCCGGCGACACCGACGACACCGCCGAAGTCGACGATAAACCGGACCTCTCGACGCTCCGCGAGGAACTCAACGAGCAGTTCGAGAGTATCAAAATCGTCAGCCTCGGGCAGTACGAACTGAACCTGATGGAGCTGTACGACCGCGACTCCTACATCATCTCGCTGCAGGAAGACGGCCACTACGTCATCGAGGTTCCCGAGACGTGGAACCGAGACAACGACTGA
- a CDS encoding DUF7089 family protein: MFQKRQLSGELRAVRDEYAPETLVVDADADFETIPPAAAEDLGLLAESLDPAAYPAAWLPEDSPVLLRRYAGGTFTIGMPGDGTVVWTRQTNPPTVIAKKRAEGTPEAFLEFLFAEAFVQIHLGVPEHFLPFFGESYRDLDAAVSLSPAELYQIAAALFDGWVGVQTCEVFAEWGDDYPDLYDAWLDAGTHLEGRIEGLSGEVARGETSFVDATELACSGLKHAIELPAPFAALDTTAYRDHGAAYAVRWAEKTFEKLRD; this comes from the coding sequence ATGTTCCAGAAACGGCAGCTCAGCGGTGAGCTTCGAGCGGTCAGAGACGAGTACGCACCCGAGACACTCGTCGTCGACGCCGACGCGGACTTCGAGACGATTCCACCCGCGGCCGCGGAGGACCTCGGTCTGCTCGCCGAGTCGCTCGACCCGGCGGCGTATCCCGCCGCGTGGCTCCCAGAGGACTCCCCAGTACTGCTCCGGCGCTACGCGGGCGGAACGTTCACTATCGGGATGCCCGGCGACGGCACCGTCGTCTGGACCCGGCAGACGAACCCGCCGACCGTCATCGCCAAGAAGCGCGCCGAGGGAACCCCCGAGGCGTTTCTGGAGTTCCTCTTCGCGGAGGCGTTCGTCCAGATTCACCTCGGCGTCCCCGAACATTTCCTCCCGTTCTTCGGCGAGAGCTACCGCGACCTCGACGCGGCGGTGTCGTTGTCACCCGCCGAACTCTACCAGATCGCGGCCGCGCTGTTCGACGGCTGGGTCGGCGTCCAGACGTGCGAGGTGTTCGCCGAGTGGGGTGACGACTACCCCGACCTGTACGATGCGTGGCTCGACGCCGGCACCCACCTCGAAGGGCGCATCGAGGGACTCTCCGGCGAAGTCGCCCGCGGCGAGACGTCGTTCGTCGACGCCACGGAACTGGCGTGCTCGGGGCTGAAACACGCTATCGAGCTTCCGGCCCCGTTCGCGGCGCTGGACACGACGGCGTACCGCGACCACGGGGCGGCCTACGCGGTTCGCTGGGCCGAGAAGACGTTCGAGAAGTTGCGTGACTAA
- a CDS encoding ABC transporter permease has product MSDATRAGEAGADAGGDGSTGRVGRQRSTVSGWLEARALAVVAVVTGVVLLVLFYYPVATVFVEAVVDDGELTFAPLLGVLTSRFYLVEIIGFTAYQAVLSTVASVALGLPGAWVLSRFEFRGRETLRSLTILPFVLPSIMVAIGFVATFGANGTLNRLLSSLGLGPVNLLYTLPAIIVAHAFYNAPLVTRMTTAAWESLDARTVETARSLGASPTRAFLDVVVPQLLPAILVSATLTFVFTFASFPIVLALGGLQYATIEVFIFYRVQQLAYADAAALAVVETAVSLGLTYAYLRYEARQQTAAFGAGARPAPRKRLVPGSLDGLSVRETLSRVAVFGYGVVVLVVFVAPIASMLLSSITAPDGSLTTRYYEFLVQRQATATEFQVKPLPAVLNSLLFGVGTLLLALPMGVVMAVLTTRRYRGRKVVDALSMAPLAVSGIVVGLGLLRGLVFGFEAFGYRFTVAGAIAIVAAHAVSAYPFVTRNVAPLLGNLDPRLVESARSLGASRTRALWDVELPLVAAGVVAGAAFAFAISVGEFDATVILATGSNSYTMPVAVERYLGRRLGPATAMGCLLLVVTSLSFVVIERFGRGSRGV; this is encoded by the coding sequence GTGAGCGACGCGACGAGAGCCGGCGAGGCGGGCGCGGACGCGGGCGGCGACGGGTCGACCGGACGGGTCGGCCGACAACGCAGCACCGTCTCGGGGTGGCTCGAAGCCCGCGCGCTGGCCGTCGTCGCAGTCGTCACTGGCGTCGTCCTCCTCGTTCTCTTCTACTACCCCGTCGCGACGGTGTTCGTCGAAGCCGTCGTCGACGACGGCGAGTTGACGTTCGCACCGCTTTTGGGCGTGCTCACGTCGCGCTTCTACCTCGTCGAGATCATCGGCTTCACCGCGTATCAGGCCGTGCTATCGACCGTCGCCAGCGTCGCGCTCGGGCTGCCGGGCGCGTGGGTGCTGTCGCGTTTCGAGTTCCGCGGCCGCGAGACGCTCCGCTCGCTAACGATTCTCCCGTTCGTGCTTCCCTCCATCATGGTCGCCATCGGCTTCGTCGCCACCTTCGGCGCGAACGGTACGCTCAACCGCCTGCTCTCCTCGCTCGGACTCGGTCCGGTGAACCTGCTGTACACGCTTCCCGCTATCATCGTCGCCCACGCGTTCTACAACGCGCCGCTCGTGACCCGGATGACGACGGCGGCGTGGGAGAGCCTCGACGCGCGGACGGTGGAGACGGCGCGGAGTCTCGGCGCGTCGCCGACGCGGGCGTTTCTCGACGTGGTCGTTCCGCAACTTCTCCCCGCGATTCTCGTCTCCGCGACGCTGACGTTCGTCTTCACGTTCGCGTCGTTTCCCATCGTGCTGGCGCTCGGCGGCCTCCAGTACGCGACTATCGAGGTGTTCATCTTCTATCGTGTTCAGCAGCTGGCGTACGCCGACGCCGCCGCGCTCGCGGTGGTCGAGACGGCTGTCTCGCTCGGCCTCACTTACGCGTACCTCCGATACGAGGCCCGCCAACAGACCGCCGCCTTCGGCGCGGGAGCGCGTCCGGCACCTCGAAAAAGGCTGGTTCCGGGGTCGCTCGACGGACTCTCGGTCCGTGAGACGCTCTCACGCGTCGCCGTCTTCGGCTACGGCGTCGTCGTCCTGGTCGTCTTCGTCGCACCCATCGCCAGCATGCTGCTTTCGAGCATCACCGCACCCGACGGGTCGCTGACGACGCGTTACTACGAGTTCCTCGTTCAGCGACAGGCGACGGCGACCGAGTTTCAGGTGAAGCCGCTGCCCGCGGTGCTCAACTCGCTTTTGTTCGGCGTCGGCACGCTGCTTTTGGCGCTGCCGATGGGCGTCGTGATGGCAGTGCTGACGACGCGGCGCTACCGCGGCCGGAAGGTGGTCGACGCGCTGTCGATGGCCCCGCTGGCGGTGAGCGGCATCGTCGTCGGCCTCGGCCTCCTTCGAGGGCTCGTGTTCGGCTTCGAGGCGTTCGGCTACCGCTTCACCGTCGCGGGCGCGATCGCCATCGTCGCAGCGCACGCCGTGAGCGCGTATCCGTTCGTCACGCGCAACGTCGCGCCGCTGCTCGGGAATCTGGACCCGCGACTGGTCGAGTCCGCGCGGAGCCTCGGCGCGTCGCGGACGCGGGCGCTGTGGGACGTAGAACTGCCGCTCGTCGCCGCGGGCGTCGTCGCCGGGGCGGCGTTCGCCTTCGCCATCAGCGTCGGCGAGTTCGACGCGACGGTGATTTTGGCCACCGGGTCGAACAGCTACACGATGCCGGTCGCCGTCGAACGCTATCTCGGTCGCCGCCTCGGACCAGCGACGGCGATGGGCTGTCTCCTCCTCGTCGTCACGAGCCTCAGTTTCGTCGTCATCGAACGCTTCGGCAGGGGGTCCCGCGGTGTCTGA
- a CDS encoding FAD-dependent oxidoreductase, whose translation MKDNDHNDTDATASRTDQFPAGERTSVWLGTSPTTEYAPLDGGIDVDTAVVGGGIVGVTTALQLAEAGQDVALVERDHILTGVTGKTTAKLTSQHGIVYDTLASTVGEQKTRQYAEANEAAIDHVESRVESLGIDCAFRRLPSYAYVRSSERRSEVRQEVNATRRFGLPSEYEESIAVDDEAVAAVRFDDQAMFHPRNYLLALAEAFLGEGGRIYEETRALDVEGGARPVVDTDRGEILADDVVLATHFPIHDTGAYFARMHPKRSYVVAARVADPPTEAMYYYTGDQYFSVRTHDTGDEVLTLVGGQNHKTGQGGDTSERYRKVEEAARRHFDVESVEYRWSTQDYASVDKVPYVGAVPFSEHVYMASGFGGWGMTNGTASGLLLADLVRGEENSWADVYDPSRVTVDRTSATEFATQNANVAKEFVRDWLSQPHRDDLARLRPGESTVLRERTKPIAAYRDDDGELHTHSAVCPHMDCIVHWNDAERSWDCPCHGSRFEYDGHVVDGPAVSDLPTRNLDVN comes from the coding sequence ATGAAGGACAACGACCACAACGACACTGACGCCACAGCATCGAGAACCGACCAGTTTCCGGCGGGTGAGCGGACGTCCGTCTGGCTCGGCACCTCGCCGACGACGGAGTACGCGCCGCTCGACGGCGGCATCGACGTCGACACCGCCGTCGTCGGCGGCGGCATCGTCGGGGTGACGACCGCACTCCAGTTAGCTGAGGCGGGACAGGACGTCGCACTCGTCGAGCGCGACCACATCCTCACCGGCGTCACGGGCAAGACGACGGCGAAACTCACCTCGCAGCACGGGATCGTCTACGACACGCTGGCGTCGACCGTCGGTGAGCAAAAGACTCGACAGTACGCCGAGGCGAACGAGGCCGCCATCGACCACGTCGAATCGCGCGTCGAGTCACTCGGTATCGACTGCGCGTTCCGTCGACTGCCGTCGTACGCCTACGTCCGGTCGTCGGAGCGTCGCTCGGAGGTGCGACAGGAAGTGAACGCGACCCGTCGATTCGGTCTCCCCTCGGAGTACGAGGAGTCGATCGCCGTCGACGACGAAGCGGTCGCCGCCGTACGATTCGACGACCAGGCGATGTTCCACCCCCGGAACTACCTGCTGGCGCTGGCCGAAGCGTTTCTCGGCGAAGGCGGACGCATCTACGAGGAGACGCGGGCGCTCGACGTCGAGGGCGGCGCGCGGCCGGTCGTCGACACCGACCGCGGTGAGATTCTCGCTGACGACGTCGTCCTCGCGACGCACTTTCCGATCCACGACACGGGCGCGTACTTCGCGCGGATGCACCCGAAGCGGTCGTACGTCGTCGCGGCTCGCGTCGCCGACCCGCCGACGGAGGCGATGTACTACTACACCGGCGATCAGTACTTTTCGGTTCGGACGCACGACACCGGCGACGAGGTGTTGACGCTCGTCGGCGGCCAGAACCACAAGACGGGACAAGGTGGCGACACGAGCGAGCGCTACCGGAAGGTCGAGGAGGCCGCCCGGCGGCACTTCGACGTAGAGTCCGTCGAGTACCGCTGGTCGACGCAGGACTACGCCTCGGTGGACAAAGTGCCGTACGTGGGCGCGGTGCCGTTCTCGGAGCACGTGTACATGGCCAGCGGCTTCGGTGGGTGGGGGATGACCAACGGTACGGCGTCGGGGCTGTTGCTCGCGGACCTCGTTCGCGGCGAGGAGAACTCCTGGGCCGACGTGTACGACCCGAGCCGAGTGACCGTCGACCGAACGTCGGCGACGGAGTTCGCCACGCAGAACGCGAACGTCGCAAAAGAGTTCGTACGCGACTGGTTGTCGCAACCGCACCGCGACGACCTCGCGCGGCTACGACCGGGCGAGTCGACAGTGCTCCGCGAGCGGACGAAACCGATAGCGGCGTACCGCGACGACGACGGAGAACTGCACACGCACTCGGCCGTCTGTCCGCACATGGACTGCATCGTCCACTGGAACGACGCCGAGCGGTCGTGGGACTGTCCGTGTCACGGGTCGCGCTTCGAGTACGACGGTCACGTCGTCGACGGACCGGCCGTCTCCGATTTGCCGACGCGAAATCTGGACGTGAACTGA
- a CDS encoding class I SAM-dependent methyltransferase translates to MSVREEFDAWAADGRDKGMEERHWHTAKHVLARMPVEVGDTVLDLGTGSGYALRALRETKNAGRAYGLDGSPEMAQNARGYTDDSGVGFVVADFDELPFADDAVDHAFSMEAFYYAADPEHTLEELARVLRSGGTFYCAVNYYEENVHSHEWQENISVEMTRWNRSEYREAFRTAGFHVAEQDNVPDLDIEIPSAEKFPTDNWETREAMVERYRTLGTLLTVGVVP, encoded by the coding sequence ATGAGTGTCCGCGAGGAGTTCGACGCGTGGGCGGCCGACGGCCGCGATAAGGGGATGGAAGAACGCCACTGGCACACCGCAAAACACGTGCTCGCGCGGATGCCCGTCGAGGTGGGTGACACGGTGCTCGATCTGGGAACTGGAAGCGGTTACGCGCTCCGAGCGCTCCGCGAGACGAAGAACGCAGGTCGCGCCTACGGGCTCGACGGTTCACCCGAGATGGCCCAAAACGCCCGCGGTTACACCGACGACTCCGGCGTCGGCTTCGTCGTCGCCGACTTCGACGAGCTGCCGTTCGCCGACGACGCCGTCGACCACGCGTTCTCGATGGAGGCGTTCTACTACGCGGCCGACCCCGAACACACGCTCGAAGAACTCGCCCGGGTCCTCCGCTCCGGCGGGACGTTCTACTGCGCGGTCAACTACTACGAGGAGAACGTCCACAGCCACGAGTGGCAGGAGAACATCAGCGTCGAGATGACTCGCTGGAACCGAAGCGAGTACCGCGAGGCGTTCCGAACCGCCGGCTTTCACGTCGCCGAACAGGACAACGTGCCGGACCTCGACATAGAAATCCCCTCGGCCGAGAAGTTCCCGACCGATAACTGGGAGACCCGCGAGGCGATGGTCGAACGCTACCGCACGCTCGGAACGCTGCTGACGGTCGGCGTCGTCCCGTGA